AACAGCATATGAAAGATTTTACAACCGTAAACGATATTCTTGATTTTGCCATGAATTCCGAACAGGAGTCGGTTGATTTTTATAAAGATCTTGCAGAAAATGCCACGAATGAAGGTATGCGGGAGGTATTCAACCAGTTCGCCCAGGAAGAAATCAATCATAAGGCCAGGATAATGAAGATTAAAGACGAAGGATCCTTTGATCTGCCCGGGGAGAAATTACATGATTTAAAGGTAAGCGATTATATGGTCAGCGTAAAGCCACATCCGGATATGAATTACCAGGATGCCCTGGTATTGGCAATGAATAAAGAAAAGGCCACATTCCGGCTTTATATGGATCTGGCTGAAAAAGCGCCGACCGAAGAGATGAAAAAATTGTTTTTGACCCTTGCTCAGGAAGAATCCAGGCACAAGCTGCGGTTTGAGCTGGAGTATGATGATTATGTTCTGAGGGAAAACTAAAGGTGTGATCCGGTATTGCTTATATGGCCCAAGCCCGGTATATTACAGCTTATTATTCTTGTAAAGCGAATGTTTTTAATTTGGGTGAAGCTTTATTACTTTTGCAGGATAACTAAAATTCGATAAAAGGAGTGAAAGCATTTAAGGTATATGCACTGGTTTTAATTCTTGTTCTTTTCTCCTCTCTTCCGGTAATTGCGCAGGAAGATAGAGTTGAGGTTGAGCGGTCAGATGAAAAGGTCATGATTGGCGGAGAGGTTTATTATGTACATGTTGTAAAGAAAGGACAAACGCTATATTCTATAAGTAAAGCCTATAATGTTGGGCAGAAAGAGATAGCCCGGGAAAATCCGGATATTTTAATGGGATTGAGAACCGGGCAGGCTCTGAAAATTCCTTTTCGCCCTGAAAAGGAGGAAGAAACCAAAGCAAAGGATACCACTCAGTATTATTACCACGAAGTAAAAGCAGGGGAGACGCTGTTTTCGCTCTCAAGACGCTATCAGGTTTCCGAAGA
This region of Bacteroidales bacterium genomic DNA includes:
- a CDS encoding ferritin family protein; translated protein: MKDFTTVNDILDFAMNSEQESVDFYKDLAENATNEGMREVFNQFAQEEINHKARIMKIKDEGSFDLPGEKLHDLKVSDYMVSVKPHPDMNYQDALVLAMNKEKATFRLYMDLAEKAPTEEMKKLFLTLAQEESRHKLRFELEYDDYVLREN